The Mesobacillus jeotgali genome window below encodes:
- a CDS encoding AraC family transcriptional regulator, with the protein MDMLESMNEAMRYIEDNLAEEIDFKEVARTAYCSEYHFKRMFSFLAGVSLTEYIRRRRLTLAAFELENHDVKVIDVAIKYGYRSPDSFTRAFHSLHGITPSEARMPGHSLKAYPPMTFQLSIKGGSEMNYRIVEKDAFRIVGIMKRVPLVFHGVNPEIAEMWQSLNMEKIQEMKELSNTEPMGLVSASVNFSEGRMEEKGELDHYIGAATTKECPSHLASLEVVPSTWAVFEAIGPFPETLQNVWGRIYSEWFPSAAYEQTEGPEILWNEHKDVSSPKFRSEIWIPVKRK; encoded by the coding sequence ATGGATATGCTGGAGAGTATGAATGAGGCTATGAGATATATTGAGGATAATCTGGCGGAAGAGATCGATTTTAAAGAAGTGGCGAGAACCGCATATTGTTCGGAATATCATTTTAAAAGGATGTTTTCTTTCCTCGCAGGTGTTTCGCTTACTGAATACATTAGGCGCAGGCGGCTTACACTGGCGGCATTCGAGCTGGAGAATCACGATGTCAAAGTAATTGATGTGGCCATAAAGTATGGGTATCGCTCGCCAGATTCTTTTACGAGAGCGTTCCACAGCTTACATGGAATCACTCCATCGGAAGCGAGGATGCCGGGTCATTCTTTGAAAGCTTATCCACCCATGACCTTTCAATTATCAATAAAGGGAGGTTCTGAAATGAATTACAGAATCGTCGAGAAAGATGCATTTCGCATTGTTGGGATCATGAAAAGAGTGCCGCTGGTCTTCCATGGTGTGAATCCAGAAATCGCTGAGATGTGGCAAAGCTTGAATATGGAAAAGATCCAGGAGATGAAAGAGCTGTCGAATACGGAGCCAATGGGATTGGTCAGTGCATCGGTGAATTTTTCCGAAGGCCGTATGGAGGAGAAAGGGGAACTGGACCATTATATTGGTGCCGCCACAACGAAAGAGTGCCCGTCCCATCTTGCTTCCCTGGAAGTTGTACCGTCAACATGGGCGGTTTTTGAAGCAATCGGCCCGTTCCCTGAGACCCTTCAAAATGTCTGGGGGAGAATCTATTCCGAGTGGTTTCCATCTGCTGCCTACGAACAGACAGAAGGCCCCGAGATCCTCTGGAATGAACATAAAGATGTATCTTCTCCTAAATTCAGGAGTGAAATCTGGATTCCGGTGAAAAGAAAGTGA
- a CDS encoding FbpB family small basic protein, whose protein sequence is MKKKKVTFEELLKANRIELLEDQKQLEKIEERIEAKILAAKSGNAS, encoded by the coding sequence GTGAAAAAGAAAAAAGTGACTTTTGAGGAATTGCTGAAGGCGAACAGGATTGAGCTTTTGGAGGATCAGAAGCAGCTTGAAAAAATTGAGGAACGGATTGAGGCCAAAATATTGGCTGCTAAAAGTGGAAATGCATCTTAA